In Nomascus leucogenys isolate Asia chromosome 8, Asia_NLE_v1, whole genome shotgun sequence, a single genomic region encodes these proteins:
- the NEFM gene encoding neurofilament medium polypeptide isoform X2, with translation MARHLREYQDLLNVKMALDIEIAAYRKLLEGEETRFSTFAGSITGPLYTHRQPSVAISSKIQKTKVEAPKLKVQHKFVEEIIEETKVEDEKSEMEEALTAITEELAVSMKEEKEEAAEEKEEEPEAEEEVAAKKSPVKATAPEVKEEEEGEKEEEEGQEEEEEEDEGAKSDQAEEGGSEKEGSSEKEEGEQEEGETEAEAEGEEVEAKEEKKVEEKSEEVATKEELVADAKVEKPEKAKSPVPKSPVEEKGKSPVPKSPVEEKGKSPVPKSPVEEKAKSPVPKSPVEEAKSKAEVGKGEQKEEEEKEVKEAPKEEKVEKKEEKPKDVPEKKKAESPVKEEAVAEVVTITKSVKVHLEKETKEEGKPLQQEKEKEKAGGEGGSEEEGSDKGAKGSRKEDIAVNGEVEGKEEVEQETKEKGSGREEEKGVVTNGLDLSPADEKKGGDKSEEKVVVTKTVEKITSEGGDGATKYITKSVTVTQKVEEHEETFEEKLVSTKKVEKVTSHAIVKEVTQSD, from the exons ATGGCTCGTCATTTGCGCGAATACCAGGACCTCCTCAACGTCAAGATGGCTCTGGATATAGAAATCGCTGCGTACAG AAAACTCCTGGAGGGTGAAGAGACCAGATTTAGCACATTTGCAGGAAGCATCACTGGGCCACTGTATACACACCGACAGCCCTCAGTCGCAATATCCAGTAAGATTCAGAAAACCAAGGTGGAAGCTCCCAAGCTTAAGGTCCAACACAAATTTGTCGAGGAGATCATAGAGGAAACCAAAGTGGAGGATGAGAAGTCAGAAATGGAAGAGGCCCTGACAGCCATTACAGAGGAACTGGCCGTTTccatgaaggaagagaaggaagaagcagcagaagaaaaggaagaggaacccGAAGCTGAAGAAGAAGTAGCTGCCAAAAAGTCTCCAGTGAAAGCAACTGCACCTGAAgttaaagaagaggaagaaggggaaaaggaggaagaagaaggccaggaagaagaggaggaagaagatgaggGAGCTAAGTCAGACCAAGCCGAAGAAGGAGGATCCGAGAAGGAAGGCTCTAGTGAAAAAGAGGAAGGTGAGCaggaagaaggagaaacagaGGCTGAAGCTGAAGGAGAGGAAGTCGAAgctaaagaggaaaagaaagtggAGGAAAAGAGTGAGGAAGTGGCCACCAAGGAGGAGCTGGTGGCAGATGCCAAGGTAGAAAAGCCAGAAAAAGCCAAGTCTCCTGTGCCAAAATCACCAGTGGAAGAGAAAGGCAAGTCTCCTGTGCCGAAATCACCAGTGGAAGAGAAAGGCAAGTCTCCTGTGCCGAAATCACCAGTGGAAGAGAAAGCCAAGTCTCCTGTGCCAAAATCACCAGTGGAAGAGGCAAAGTCAAAAGCAGAAGTGGGGAAAGGTGaacagaaggaggaagaagaaaaggaagtcaaGGAAGCTCCCAAGGaagagaaggtagagaaaaaggaagagaaaccaaAGGATGTGCCAGAGAAGAAGAAAGCTGAGTCCCCGGTAAAGGAGGAAGCTGTGGCGGAGGTGGTCACCATCACCAAATCGGTAAAGGTGCACTTGGAGAAAGAGACCAAAGAAGAGGGGAAGCCActgcagcaggagaaagagaaggagaaagcaggaggagagggaggaagtgaggaggaaGGGAGTGATAAAGGTGCCAAGGGATCCAGGAAGGAAGACATAGCTGTCAATGGGGAGgtagaaggaaaagaggaggtaGAGCAGGAGACCAAGGAAAAAGGCagtgggagggaagaggagaaaggtgTTGTCACCAATGGCCTAGACTTGAGCCCGGCAGATGAAAAGAAGGGGGGTGATAAAAGTGAGGAGAAAGTGGTGGTGACCAAAACGGTAGAAAAAATCACCAGTGAGGGGGGAGATGGTGCTACCAAATATATCACTAAATCTGTAACCGTCACTCAAAAGGTTGAAGAGCATGAAGAGACCTTTGAGGAGAAACTAGTGTCTactaaaaaggtagaaaaagtcACTTCACACGCCATAGTAAAGGAAGTCACCCAGAGTGACTAA
- the NEFM gene encoding neurofilament medium polypeptide isoform X1, producing the protein MSYTLDSLGNPSAYRRVTETRSSFSRVSGSPSSGFRSQSWSRGSPSTVSSSYKRSMLAPRLAYSSAMLSSAESSLDFSQSSSLLNGGSGPGGDYKLSRSNEKEQLQGLNDRFAGYIEKVHYLEQQNKEIEAEIQALRQKQASHAQLGDAYDQEIRELRATLEMVNHEKAQVQLDSDHLEEDIHRLKERFEEEARLRDDTEAAIRALRKDIEEASLVKVELDKKVQSLQDEVAFLRSNHEEEVADLLAQIQASHITVERKDYLKTDISTALKEIRSQLESHSDQNMHQAEEWFKCRYAKLTEAAEQNKEAIRSAKEEIAEYRRQLQSKSIELESVRGTKESLERQLSDIEERHNHDLSSYQDTIQQLENELRGTKWEMARHLREYQDLLNVKMALDIEIAAYRKLLEGEETRFSTFAGSITGPLYTHRQPSVAISSKIQKTKVEAPKLKVQHKFVEEIIEETKVEDEKSEMEEALTAITEELAVSMKEEKEEAAEEKEEEPEAEEEVAAKKSPVKATAPEVKEEEEGEKEEEEGQEEEEEEDEGAKSDQAEEGGSEKEGSSEKEEGEQEEGETEAEAEGEEVEAKEEKKVEEKSEEVATKEELVADAKVEKPEKAKSPVPKSPVEEKGKSPVPKSPVEEKGKSPVPKSPVEEKAKSPVPKSPVEEAKSKAEVGKGEQKEEEEKEVKEAPKEEKVEKKEEKPKDVPEKKKAESPVKEEAVAEVVTITKSVKVHLEKETKEEGKPLQQEKEKEKAGGEGGSEEEGSDKGAKGSRKEDIAVNGEVEGKEEVEQETKEKGSGREEEKGVVTNGLDLSPADEKKGGDKSEEKVVVTKTVEKITSEGGDGATKYITKSVTVTQKVEEHEETFEEKLVSTKKVEKVTSHAIVKEVTQSD; encoded by the exons ATGAGCTACACGCTGGACTCGCTGGGCAACCCGTCCGCCTACCGGCGGGTAACCGAGACCCGCTCGAGCTTCAGCCGCGTCAGCGGCTCCCCGTCCAGCGGCTTCCGCTCGCAGTCGTGGTCCCGCGGCTCGCCCAGCACCGTGTCCTCCTCCTACAAGCGCAGCATGCTCGCCCCGCGCCTCGCCTACAGCTCGGCCATGCTCAGCTCCGCCGAGAGCAGCCTTGACTTCAGCCAGTCCTCGTCCCTGCTCAACGGCGGCTCCGGACCCGGCGGCGACTACAAGCTGTCGCGCTCCAACGAGAAGGAGCAGCTGCAGGGGCTGAACGACCGCTTCGCCGGCTACATAGAGAAGGTGCACTACCTGGAGCAGCAAAATAAGGAGATTGAGGCAGAGATCCAGGCGCTGCGGCAGAAGCAGGCCTCGCACGCCCAGCTGGGCGACGCGTACGACCAGGAGATCCGCGAGCTGCGCGCCACCCTGGAGATGGTGAACCACGAGAAGGCTCAGGTGCAGCTGGACTCGGACCACCTGGAGGAAGACATCCACCGGCTCAAGGAGCGCTTCGAGGAGGAGGCGCGGTTGCGCGACGACACTGAGGCGGCCATCCGCGCGCTGCGCAAAGACATCGAGGAGGCGTCGCTGGTCAAGGTGGAGCTGGACAAGAAGGTGCAGTCGCTGCAGGATGAGGTGGCCTTCCTGCGGAGCAACCACGAGGAGGAGGTGGCCGACCTTCTGGCCCAGATCCAGGCATCGCACATCACGGTGGAGCGCAAAGACTACCTGAAGACAGACATCTCGACGGCGCTGAAGGAAATCCGCTCCCAGCTCGAAAGCCACTCCGACCAGAATATGCACCAGGCCGAAGAGTGGTTCAAATGCCGCTACGCCAAGCTCACCGAGGCGGCCGAGCAGAACAAGGAGGCCATCCGCTCCGCCAAGGAAGAGATCGCCGAGTACCGGCGCCAGCTGCAGTCCAAGAGCATCGAGCTAGAGTCGGTGCGCGGCACCAAGGAGTCCCTGGAGCGGCAGCTCAGCGACATCGAGGAGCGCCACAACCACGACCTCAGCAGCTACCAG GACACCATCCAGCAGCTGGAAAATGAGCTTCGGGGCACAAAGTGGGAAATGGCTCGTCATTTGCGCGAATACCAGGACCTCCTCAACGTCAAGATGGCTCTGGATATAGAAATCGCTGCGTACAG AAAACTCCTGGAGGGTGAAGAGACCAGATTTAGCACATTTGCAGGAAGCATCACTGGGCCACTGTATACACACCGACAGCCCTCAGTCGCAATATCCAGTAAGATTCAGAAAACCAAGGTGGAAGCTCCCAAGCTTAAGGTCCAACACAAATTTGTCGAGGAGATCATAGAGGAAACCAAAGTGGAGGATGAGAAGTCAGAAATGGAAGAGGCCCTGACAGCCATTACAGAGGAACTGGCCGTTTccatgaaggaagagaaggaagaagcagcagaagaaaaggaagaggaacccGAAGCTGAAGAAGAAGTAGCTGCCAAAAAGTCTCCAGTGAAAGCAACTGCACCTGAAgttaaagaagaggaagaaggggaaaaggaggaagaagaaggccaggaagaagaggaggaagaagatgaggGAGCTAAGTCAGACCAAGCCGAAGAAGGAGGATCCGAGAAGGAAGGCTCTAGTGAAAAAGAGGAAGGTGAGCaggaagaaggagaaacagaGGCTGAAGCTGAAGGAGAGGAAGTCGAAgctaaagaggaaaagaaagtggAGGAAAAGAGTGAGGAAGTGGCCACCAAGGAGGAGCTGGTGGCAGATGCCAAGGTAGAAAAGCCAGAAAAAGCCAAGTCTCCTGTGCCAAAATCACCAGTGGAAGAGAAAGGCAAGTCTCCTGTGCCGAAATCACCAGTGGAAGAGAAAGGCAAGTCTCCTGTGCCGAAATCACCAGTGGAAGAGAAAGCCAAGTCTCCTGTGCCAAAATCACCAGTGGAAGAGGCAAAGTCAAAAGCAGAAGTGGGGAAAGGTGaacagaaggaggaagaagaaaaggaagtcaaGGAAGCTCCCAAGGaagagaaggtagagaaaaaggaagagaaaccaaAGGATGTGCCAGAGAAGAAGAAAGCTGAGTCCCCGGTAAAGGAGGAAGCTGTGGCGGAGGTGGTCACCATCACCAAATCGGTAAAGGTGCACTTGGAGAAAGAGACCAAAGAAGAGGGGAAGCCActgcagcaggagaaagagaaggagaaagcaggaggagagggaggaagtgaggaggaaGGGAGTGATAAAGGTGCCAAGGGATCCAGGAAGGAAGACATAGCTGTCAATGGGGAGgtagaaggaaaagaggaggtaGAGCAGGAGACCAAGGAAAAAGGCagtgggagggaagaggagaaaggtgTTGTCACCAATGGCCTAGACTTGAGCCCGGCAGATGAAAAGAAGGGGGGTGATAAAAGTGAGGAGAAAGTGGTGGTGACCAAAACGGTAGAAAAAATCACCAGTGAGGGGGGAGATGGTGCTACCAAATATATCACTAAATCTGTAACCGTCACTCAAAAGGTTGAAGAGCATGAAGAGACCTTTGAGGAGAAACTAGTGTCTactaaaaaggtagaaaaagtcACTTCACACGCCATAGTAAAGGAAGTCACCCAGAGTGACTAA